A single window of Serinus canaria isolate serCan28SL12 chromosome 14, serCan2020, whole genome shotgun sequence DNA harbors:
- the E4F1 gene encoding transcription factor E4F1 isoform X4 — translation MPVRGRLGSCSGRDPGGRERGIHRPPGPSALSPAVGRVPCAGPADGAFPADEDDVHKCGRCQTEFSSLQEFVQHKLQKGCQRPPDALAGLLGHEGQKVVPAVEESITVAHIVVEASSIAEEISNASAIVGSGHIKEVIVAGDHVFENPNGHVDGEVSEEQGSPEEQEQDISSELIKVKLQVNKEGRYVCELCQKTFKTASILKAHMITHSSRKDYECKLCGTSFRTKGSLIRHHRRHTDERPYKCKKCGKSFRESGALTRHLKSLTPCTEKIRFNMTKEIVVNKDDLPSGPCSSNTDTVSSIASESIEASPVIHLVTDAKGNVLHEVHVQMQELPVVDAKPLEADQPHPEELPCEGEVNSENLLRQAMRNSGIVIERVAVEEVQKPDEPAAAAPEELENKGVEVEEEPCGEQCAKLEGAESQTPAERTNGYKRYICSHCNEAFNEAAALESHSKSHTEYKPFKCEECGKEFTKGYLLKKHQEVHVNERRFRCGECGKLYKTIAHVKGHRRVHSDERPYACPKCGKRYKTKNAQQVHFRTHLEDKPYVCQFCSRGFREKGSLVRHIRHHTGEKPFKCYKCGRGFAEHGTLNRHLKTKGGCLLAMKEVEEVIVSEESQSADNLAATVLSEDPHTVLVEFSSVVADTQEYIIETSTEDMETSEATEIIEGTRHEVDSHIMKVVQQIVNQASSGHQIIVQNVTVAEGAAAADAADTITIATPESLTEQVAMTLASAIGDGAVLATDGGLAAQEATVTMVASEDIEIMEHAGEFVIAAAQEGDVEKNFWKER, via the exons ATGCCGGTGCGGgggaggctggggagctgctcgGGACGGGATCCCGGTGGCAGGGAGCGGGGAATACACCGACCGCCCGGCCCCTCGGCCCTGAGCCCGGCCGTGGGCCGTGTCCCGTGTGCCGGCCCCGCTGACGGCGCTTTCCCCGCAGACGAGGATGACGTGCACAAGTGCGGGCGCTGCCAGACGGAgttcagctccctgcaggagttCGTGCAGCACAAGCTGCAGAAGGGCTGCCAGCGCCCTCCCGACGCGCTCGCCGGGCTCCTCGGCCACGAAGGACAAAAG gtGGTTCCTGCTGTCGAGGAGTCCATCACTGTTGCTCACATTGTTGTTGAAGCATCTTCCATAGCAGAGGAGATCAGCAATGCCTCGGCCATCGTAG GCAGTGGGCACATCAAAGAGGTCATTGTAGCAGGAGACCATGTGTTTGAGAACCCGAATGGCCACGTGGATGGGGAGGTcagtgaggagcagggcagccctgaggagcaggagcaggacattTCCAGCGAGCTGATCAAGGTCAAGCTGCAGGTGAACAAGGAGGGGCGATACGTGTGTGAACTGTGCCAGAAGACATTTAAAACT GCCAGCATCCTCAAAGCTCACATGATcactcacagcagcaggaaggactATGAGTGTAAACTCTGTGGGACTTCCTTTAGGACAAAGGGGTCTCTGATCCGACACCATCGGCGGCACACGG ATGAAAGACCTTACAAATGCAAGAAATGTGGGAAAAGCTTCCGGGAATCGGGAGCTTTGACTCGGCACCTTAAATCTCTGACACCTTGCACTGAAAAAATCCGCTTCAACATGACCAAAGAAATAGTTGTCAACAAAGATGATCTGCCATCAG GACCCTGCAGCTCCAACACAGACACAGTGTCCTCCATAGCGAGCGAATCCATCGAGGCCTCCCCTGTCATCCACCTCGTGACAGATGCAAAAGGCAACGTGCTCCATGAGGTCCATGTCCAGATGCAGGAACTTCCCGTGGTGGATGCAAAGCCCCTGGAGGCAGAT cagccgCATCCCGAGGAGCTGCCCTGCGAGGGGGAGGTGAACAGTGAGAACCTGCTGAGGCAGGCCATGAGGAATTCGGGGATTGTCATCGAGAGAGTGGCTGTGGAGGAGGTGCAGAAGCCAGATGAACCTGCggcagctgctccagaagagctggagaacAAAGGGGTGGAAGTAGAAGAGGAGCCGTGTGGGGAGCAGTGTGCGAAACTGGAAGGAGCAGAGTCT CAGACACCTGCAGAAAGAACCAACGGGTACAAACGTTACATTTGCTCTCACTGTAATGAAGCCTTCAATGaagctgctgccctggaaaGTCACAGCAAGAGTCACACAG AGTACAAACCTTTCAAGTGCGAGGAGTGTGGCAAGGAGTTCACCAAGGGCTACCTGCTGAAGAAGCACCAGGAGGTGCACGTGAACGAGCGGCGGTTTCGCTGCGGGGAGTGTGGCAAGCTCTACAAGACCATTGCCCACGTGAAGGGGCACCGGCGCGTGCACTCGGACGAGCGGCCCTACGCCTGCCCCAAGTGCGGCAAGCGCTACAAGACAAAG AACGCCCAGCAGGTGCATTTCCGTACCCACCTGGAGGACAAGCCCTACGTGTGCCAGTTCTGCAGCCGGGGGTTCCGGGAGAAGGGCTCCCTGGTGCGCCACATCCGCCACCACACCGGCGAGAAACCCTTCAAGTGCTACAAGTGCGGGCGTGGCTTCGCCGAGCACGGCACCCTCAACAGGCACCTCAAAACCAAAG GTGGCTGCCTCCTTGCTATGAAGGAGGTGGAAGAAGTGATAGTGTCAGAGGAGAGTCAGTCTGCTGACAACTTGGCAGCCACGGTCCTTTCGGAAGATCCGCACACGGTTCTGGTGGAGTTTTCCTCAGTGGTGGCAGACACCCAGGAGTACATCATCGAG ACTTCTACCGAAGACATGGAGACCAGTGAAGCTACTGAAATAATAGAGGGAACAAGACATGAG gtGGACAGCCACATCATGAAGGTGGTGCAGCAGATCGTGAACCAGGCCAGCTCGGGCCACCAGATCATCGTGCAGAACGTCACCGTGGCCGAGGGCGCGGCGGCCGCCGACGCCGCCGACACCATCACCATCGCCACGCCCGAGAGCCTCACCGAGCAGGTGGCCATGACCCTGGCCTCGGCCATCGGCGACGGCGCCGTGCTGGCCACCGACGGCGGCCTGGCCGCCCAGGAGGCCACCGTCACCATGGTGGCCTCCGAGGACATCGAGATCATGGAGCACGCCGGCGAGTTCGTGATCGCCGCCGCGCAGGAGGGCGACGTGGAG aagaatttctgGAAGGAGAGGTGA